The DNA sequence TTTGCGCTCCAATCATCTTCATTCCCCTAATTAGACAGGTAATTACTTACCTGATCTATCGACAGGGACAATCAAAAACTTTAATAAAAAATGACTTTTATTTTACTAATTAATAAAACAAAAATCATTTTTAAAACTTAAACAGATAGAAGATAGTTATTTAGAAAGAAATTTATCTAAGTAATAAAGGATACAGCGAACACCAAAACCTGAAGCATATTTTGGATAATGGTCTTCTTCTTTTTCACGATACGCAGTACCTGCTATATCAAGATGAGCCCAAGCTACAGAAGATTCTTCTAAAAATTTTTGTAAGAATAACGCAGCCGTAATAGCTCCTGCACGGTTATTACCGATATTTTTCATATCAGCAATATCAGAATGCAACGCTTTATCATATTTTTTGACCAGAGGCATTCTCCATAAAGGTTCGGAAGTCCCCGCAGATGCCTCTAAAAGATCTTCCGCCAAAACATCATTATTAGCAAATAAGCCTGCAACTTCTTCTCCTAGAGAAACTACTATAGCTCCTGTTAGAGTTGCGAAATCTATAATACGTGTCGGTTTACAATACTTTAAAGCGTAAGAAATCGCATCAGCAAGAATAAGTCTTCCCTCGGCATCAGTACTACCGATCTCAACAGACAGTCCCGACATACCTACATAGACATCCCCCATCTTGTAAGAAGCACCATCAATGGCATTTTCTGTTGCGGGGATAATTCCTGTAACATTTACAGGCAACTCTAAAACAGCTAATGCAGAGAGAATCCCTAAAACTGTAGCGCCTCCTGCCATATCTTCTTTCATAGTAAGCATGGATTTCCCAGGCTTAAGGTCTAAGCCTCCAGAATCAAAAGTGACTCCTTTTCCTATCAATACAGTATGATCTTTAGATTTAGGACGCCCTTGATAACGGAGGACTATGAAACAAGGGTCTACACAAGAACCCTTAGCAACAGCCATAAGCAATCCCATTTTTTCCTTGATAATAGCGTCTTTTCTCAAGACCTTGGCGTCAATACTGGGGAATTTATGTCCCATTTTCAGAGAAATTTCTGCTAATTTTTCAGGAGTGATCTCATCAGCATTGCCATTGACGAGATCTCGAGTAAGATATACTCCTTCGAAAATGGCCTCTTCTTTTCTAAAGATAGAGTTAGCAATCTTGGGGACAATTCCGAAAACAGTGACTTGAGAAAGAAGAGGTTCAATATCTCGATCTACTTTGTTATAACGAGGATAACCGTAATTTAAAGATAGGATTCCTGAGGACAAACCTGTTAAAAATTCTTCAGCAGAAACTCGCAACTCAGAAATTGTAGGTAAAATGATATTTACTGTAGTACATTTTGCCTTACGTAATACTCGAGTTAGTTTAGCATAAATGTGAAAAATAGAGTCTGCAGTTAACTCTTCACTTTTTCCTAGGCCCAATAGGAGAATGCGCTTTTCTTTAGCTTTCAGGCTGTTATAGAGGATTTCAACTTCCCCTCTCTTTCCTTGAAAATTTCCTGAGGTAGGAAGATAGAAAGACTCAAATTCAGTCTCAAAAGAAGCGGCATTTTTTGCTTCCTTACAATGCCAAAAAGGCAAGACTACAGCATCTGCCTTAACACGATTACGCCCAGAAGCTTGGGCATGAAATAAGACCACGAAATCTCTCCTTCTAGGATAACAATATCAAATGACTAGGGGTTAAAAAGGAACATCCTCACAGACATATTGCTGTTCCTGACCATAACCAGCATACATATCTTTATCTTTGATAGCTTCTGCATCAAGTGCTTCACCTTCAAACCCTACGGACACAGATTCGTATGATCCCTGATTTTGATGTTCTTCCAAAGATTGAGAACGGCTTCCCTCGTTTCGTCCAAAAGGACTAAACTTTACAGAGTCTACACTAATCACTAAAGAAGATTGTGGTGAACCGTCTTTACTCATATAGCTTTCTATAGAGATATCTCCAGCCACAATAATTGCAGACCCTTTCTTCAAATAGGGAAGCATTTTATCATACCGGTTATGCCAAATGTTACACTTGCACCAAATGGTTTCGTCCTTCATTCCAACACGAGTCTTTACTCCCAATCTCAGAGTGACAACACGCTTTCCCTTGGACGTCATTCGTTCTTCAGGATCAGCTCCAAGGTAACCGGCAAAATACCCAAACATCATAAGATAACCTTTTGGATTTCTATTTTAATACTTCTTTACTTTATGAAAACACATAATGTTAAATTTTTGGAGCTTACAGACTTTTCAAACATAGATTAAAAAAAGATTGAAAACTCCAACGTAGCCACGGCTCTTATTTTGAAATAAGAGCTTCATGCATCTTTGAAATTAGACAAAAAGATGCAATGTATTCGTGCCTTATTAAGCACGAATACCGGTAGGAGGGGGTTGCATTCCACCGCTAGCTTGAGGCATTTGTGGCATTGTATCCACAGAAGGCTCTCTACCAGCACAAATATCTGCACAAACAGTACGCCATTTAACAACAGTTTCAATAAACAACTGCGCAAATGCCTTTAATAAATTTGTCTCAGCATATTTCATATCCAAAACGCAGTGCATTAGAATTAACTGTTCCTTAGTAGCAACACCAACTCCACCCCCAGCCATCTGACCGCCGAGCATAGACCCTTCTAATAACTTTTCATATAAGGCTAATTTTCTTTGAATATTATCGGGGAGCCCATCCAATAGAGGAGCATAGACATAAAGACGATCTGAATGCTCTTCATAAGTAAGGTGTAAAGAAAACTCACCATCAACAAATAAAATGCATGTATTATTCTGATCAAAAGCTACATCAGGCAGTTTCAATTCTTTAGCAAAATTTTTTAGATTTTCCTCAGCATTTTGCCTGGACATGAGGGAATCTCCTTGTAATAGATTGTTATTGCTTCAAGTTACCATAAGAGTGATTTGTTAGTAAACGATTTCAAAATCTTAAAATGAAAAACCGACTTGCCTTTCTGTTGTTATTATGATATCCAATCAACGATGGAACAAGTTTCTTCTTATCCCTCCCTTCCTTTACCTCTTGGGGTTTCTAGAATTTCTTCAAACCACTATCGCTTTGCTTTATACGCCTCGGAAGCTACTGAGGTAATTCTCGCTTTAAAACAAGAGAGTTCTAAAATCATAGAAATTCCACTTGTTTCTAATAAACACCGTACAGGTGCCATTTGGCATATAGAGATCAGTGGTATTTCTGATGAATGGTCCTATGCATTTCGTGTTAACGGTCCTAAAAAGCATTCATTACAATACTCTTTTAAAGAGTACCTTGCTGATCCTTATGGAAAAAATATTCACTCTCCACAAAAATTTGGTTCTAAAAAAAAACTTGG is a window from the Chlamydia serpentis genome containing:
- a CDS encoding leucyl aminopeptidase; this translates as MVLFHAQASGRNRVKADAVVLPFWHCKEAKNAASFETEFESFYLPTSGNFQGKRGEVEILYNSLKAKEKRILLLGLGKSEELTADSIFHIYAKLTRVLRKAKCTTVNIILPTISELRVSAEEFLTGLSSGILSLNYGYPRYNKVDRDIEPLLSQVTVFGIVPKIANSIFRKEEAIFEGVYLTRDLVNGNADEITPEKLAEISLKMGHKFPSIDAKVLRKDAIIKEKMGLLMAVAKGSCVDPCFIVLRYQGRPKSKDHTVLIGKGVTFDSGGLDLKPGKSMLTMKEDMAGGATVLGILSALAVLELPVNVTGIIPATENAIDGASYKMGDVYVGMSGLSVEIGSTDAEGRLILADAISYALKYCKPTRIIDFATLTGAIVVSLGEEVAGLFANNDVLAEDLLEASAGTSEPLWRMPLVKKYDKALHSDIADMKNIGNNRAGAITAALFLQKFLEESSVAWAHLDIAGTAYREKEEDHYPKYASGFGVRCILYYLDKFLSK
- a CDS encoding single-stranded DNA-binding protein codes for the protein MMFGYFAGYLGADPEERMTSKGKRVVTLRLGVKTRVGMKDETIWCKCNIWHNRYDKMLPYLKKGSAIIVAGDISIESYMSKDGSPQSSLVISVDSVKFSPFGRNEGSRSQSLEEHQNQGSYESVSVGFEGEALDAEAIKDKDMYAGYGQEQQYVCEDVPF
- a CDS encoding type III secretion chaperone Slc1, with amino-acid sequence MSRQNAEENLKNFAKELKLPDVAFDQNNTCILFVDGEFSLHLTYEEHSDRLYVYAPLLDGLPDNIQRKLALYEKLLEGSMLGGQMAGGGVGVATKEQLILMHCVLDMKYAETNLLKAFAQLFIETVVKWRTVCADICAGREPSVDTMPQMPQASGGMQPPPTGIRA